A region of Astyanax mexicanus isolate ESR-SI-001 chromosome 23, AstMex3_surface, whole genome shotgun sequence DNA encodes the following proteins:
- the cbfa2t3 gene encoding protein CBFA2T3 isoform X2, with the protein MTTELHRDRHRRSGRLSSSSSSSSSSSGVLMAQRVATVMLTSQRRHTQRMPLTNHTQRRRHTGSIEPKVGTMPDSPADVKTQPRSTPPTMPPPPPAVSQAANRNASFTPTTMLNGSSHSPTALNGAPSTPNGFSNGPASSSTGSLPTQQLPPACGARQLCKLKRFLTTLQQFGNDISPEIGERVRSLVLGLVNSTLTIEEFHSKLQEATNFPLRPFVIPFLKANLPLLQRELLHCARMAKQTPAQYLAQHEQLLLDANASSPLDSSEILLELNEHGKRRTPDRTKDAAAERDGLHAEHLAKRPCTVSPSQRFSPSSGLAAHAPPNGLPTHPPNGLHPTPPGPQQYRLEDMALAHHYRDAYRHVEHREARERHRQTAVHGARQEEVIDHRLTDREWAEEWKHLDNLLNCIMDMVEKTRRSLTVLRRCQEADREEMNHWIRRYSDVEDMKKGGGSAQRPLHHQHKPSSPPNSTNGSEPQHIDIHRDFLHRPPSGYLPEEIWRKAEEAVNEVKRQAMSELQKAVGEAERKAHEMISAERSKMERALAEAKRQASEDALSVINQQEDSSESCWNCGRKASETCSGCNTARYCGSFCQHKDWEKHHHVCGQGLQGLPGSSSGVPLGAGTPSSSSTSNSSSSSSSSIPPTHSESNPPGPLSLAGAASSPKDAGSGSSSASRSTTPATPALLDSSSR; encoded by the exons GTAGTATTGAACCGAAGGTTGGAACAATGCCAGATTCACCAGCTGATGTCAAAACCCAGCCCAGGTCGACTCCGCCCACAATGCCACCTCCACCACCTGCTGTGAGCCAGGCAGCCAATCGTAACGCTTCATTCACACCTACAACCA tgttGAACGGCAGCAGTCACTCTCCCACAGCGCTGAATGGAGCTCCCTCCACTCCCAATGGTTTCAGTAACGGCCCGGCCAGCTCCTCCACCGGCTCTCTGCCCACCCAGCAGCTGCCCCCGGCCTGTGGAGCGCGGCAGCTCTGCAAACTCAAGCGCTTCCTGACCACGTTGCAGCAGTTCGGCAACGACATCTCGCCCGAAATTGGAGAGCGAGTCCGCAGCCTCGTACTCGGCCTGGTG AACTCCACTCTCACTATAGAAGAATTCCACTCCAAACTGCAGGAGGCCACCAACTTTCCCCTGCGCCCCTTCGTCATTCCGTTCCTCAAG gcaAACCTGCCTCTGCTGCAGAGGGAGTTGTTACACTGTGCTCGGATGGCTAAGCAGACTCCAGCGCAGTATTTAGCTCAGCACGAGCAGCTGCTCCTGGACGCTAATGCTAGCTCCCCCCTCGACTCCTCCGAAATACTGCTGGAGCTCAACGAACACGGCAAGAGACGCACTCCTGACAG GACCAAAGATGCTGCAGCTGAAAGGGATGGGCTACACGCAGAGCATCTGGCGAAGAGGCCGTGTACAGTCAGCCCCAGCCAACGCTTCAGCCCCAGCAGTGGCCTGGCTGCCCACGCGCCCCCTAATGGCCTGCCTACGCACCCCCCCAACGGCCTGCATCCGACCCCCCCAGGCCCACAGCAGTACCGACTGGAGGACATGGCCCTGGCTCATCATTACAGAGACGCATACAGACATGTGGAGCACAGGGAGGCCAGAGAGCGCCACCGCCAGACAG ctgTGCATGGGGCACGTCAGGAGGAGGTGATCGATCACCGGCTGACTGACCGCGAGTGGGCCGAGGAGTGGAAGCACCTGGATAAC TTGTTGAATTGTATCATGGACATGGTGGAGAAGACGCGGCGCTCGCTGACTGTCCTGCGGCGTTGTCAGGAGGCAGACCGCGAGGAGATGAACCACTGGATCCGGCGCTACAGCGATGTGGAGGATATGAAAAAAGGTGGGGGCTCCGCCCAGCGGCCGCTCCATCATCAACACAAGCCTTCATCCCCCCCCAACAGCACTAACGGCAGCGAGCCTCAGCACATAG ATATACATCGGGACTTTCTGCATCGGCCCCCATCTGGATACCTTCCTGAAGAGATCTGGAGGAAAGCAG AGGAGGCAGTGAACGAGGTAAAGAGGCAGGCCATGTCGGAGCTGCAGAAGGCCGTGGGCGAGGCAGAGAGGAAAGCTCATGAGATGATTTCGGCTGAACGCTCAAAGATGGAGAGAGCACTGGCCGAAGCAAAGAGACAGGCTTCAGAGGATGCACTGTCCGTCATTAACCAGCAGGAGGATTCAAGTGAg AGTTGCTGGAACTGTGGCCGCAAGGCAAGTGAGACTTGCAGCGGCTGCAACACGGCGCGCTACTGCGGCTCCTTCTGCCAGCACAAGGATTGGGAGAAGCACCACCACGTGTGCGGCCAGGGCCTGCAGGGTCTGCCCGGAAGCAGCAGCGGAGTCCCTCTGGGGGCGGGGACACCATCCTCTTCATCCACATCCaattcctcctcctcttcctcctccagcatCCCACCCACGCACTCTGAAAGCAACCCGCCCGGACCCCTGAGCCTGGCTGGAGCAGCAAGCAGCCCGAAGGACGCCGGCTCTGGCTCCAGCAGTGCCTCGCGCTCCACCACCCCCGCCACGCCAGCTCTGCTGGACTCCTCATCGCGCTGA
- the cbfa2t3 gene encoding protein CBFA2T3 isoform X4, producing the protein MTTELHRDRHRRSGRLSSSSSSSSSSSGVLMAQRVATVMLTSQRRHTQRMPLTNHTQRRRHTGSIEPKVGTMPDSPADVKTQPRSTPPTMPPPPPAVSQAANRNASFTPTTMLNGSSHSPTALNGAPSTPNGFSNGPASSSTGSLPTQQLPPACGARQLCKLKRFLTTLQQFGNDISPEIGERVRSLVLGLVNSTLTIEEFHSKLQEATNFPLRPFVIPFLKANLPLLQRELLHCARMAKQTPAQYLAQHEQLLLDANASSPLDSSEILLELNEHGKRRTPDRTKDAAAERDGLHAEHLAKRPCTVSPSQRFSPSSGLAAHAPPNGLPTHPPNGLHPTPPGPQQYRLEDMALAHHYRDAYRHVEHREARERHRQTAVHGARQEEVIDHRLTDREWAEEWKHLDNLLNCIMDMVEKTRRSLTVLRRCQEADREEMNHWIRRYSDVEDMKKDIHRDFLHRPPSGYLPEEIWRKAEEAVNEVKRQAMSELQKAVGEAERKAHEMISAERSKMERALAEAKRQASEDALSVINQQEDSSESCWNCGRKASETCSGCNTARYCGSFCQHKDWEKHHHVCGQGLQGLPGSSSGVPLGAGTPSSSSTSNSSSSSSSSIPPTHSESNPPGPLSLAGAASSPKDAGSGSSSASRSTTPATPALLDSSSR; encoded by the exons GTAGTATTGAACCGAAGGTTGGAACAATGCCAGATTCACCAGCTGATGTCAAAACCCAGCCCAGGTCGACTCCGCCCACAATGCCACCTCCACCACCTGCTGTGAGCCAGGCAGCCAATCGTAACGCTTCATTCACACCTACAACCA tgttGAACGGCAGCAGTCACTCTCCCACAGCGCTGAATGGAGCTCCCTCCACTCCCAATGGTTTCAGTAACGGCCCGGCCAGCTCCTCCACCGGCTCTCTGCCCACCCAGCAGCTGCCCCCGGCCTGTGGAGCGCGGCAGCTCTGCAAACTCAAGCGCTTCCTGACCACGTTGCAGCAGTTCGGCAACGACATCTCGCCCGAAATTGGAGAGCGAGTCCGCAGCCTCGTACTCGGCCTGGTG AACTCCACTCTCACTATAGAAGAATTCCACTCCAAACTGCAGGAGGCCACCAACTTTCCCCTGCGCCCCTTCGTCATTCCGTTCCTCAAG gcaAACCTGCCTCTGCTGCAGAGGGAGTTGTTACACTGTGCTCGGATGGCTAAGCAGACTCCAGCGCAGTATTTAGCTCAGCACGAGCAGCTGCTCCTGGACGCTAATGCTAGCTCCCCCCTCGACTCCTCCGAAATACTGCTGGAGCTCAACGAACACGGCAAGAGACGCACTCCTGACAG GACCAAAGATGCTGCAGCTGAAAGGGATGGGCTACACGCAGAGCATCTGGCGAAGAGGCCGTGTACAGTCAGCCCCAGCCAACGCTTCAGCCCCAGCAGTGGCCTGGCTGCCCACGCGCCCCCTAATGGCCTGCCTACGCACCCCCCCAACGGCCTGCATCCGACCCCCCCAGGCCCACAGCAGTACCGACTGGAGGACATGGCCCTGGCTCATCATTACAGAGACGCATACAGACATGTGGAGCACAGGGAGGCCAGAGAGCGCCACCGCCAGACAG ctgTGCATGGGGCACGTCAGGAGGAGGTGATCGATCACCGGCTGACTGACCGCGAGTGGGCCGAGGAGTGGAAGCACCTGGATAAC TTGTTGAATTGTATCATGGACATGGTGGAGAAGACGCGGCGCTCGCTGACTGTCCTGCGGCGTTGTCAGGAGGCAGACCGCGAGGAGATGAACCACTGGATCCGGCGCTACAGCGATGTGGAGGATATGAAAAAAG ATATACATCGGGACTTTCTGCATCGGCCCCCATCTGGATACCTTCCTGAAGAGATCTGGAGGAAAGCAG AGGAGGCAGTGAACGAGGTAAAGAGGCAGGCCATGTCGGAGCTGCAGAAGGCCGTGGGCGAGGCAGAGAGGAAAGCTCATGAGATGATTTCGGCTGAACGCTCAAAGATGGAGAGAGCACTGGCCGAAGCAAAGAGACAGGCTTCAGAGGATGCACTGTCCGTCATTAACCAGCAGGAGGATTCAAGTGAg AGTTGCTGGAACTGTGGCCGCAAGGCAAGTGAGACTTGCAGCGGCTGCAACACGGCGCGCTACTGCGGCTCCTTCTGCCAGCACAAGGATTGGGAGAAGCACCACCACGTGTGCGGCCAGGGCCTGCAGGGTCTGCCCGGAAGCAGCAGCGGAGTCCCTCTGGGGGCGGGGACACCATCCTCTTCATCCACATCCaattcctcctcctcttcctcctccagcatCCCACCCACGCACTCTGAAAGCAACCCGCCCGGACCCCTGAGCCTGGCTGGAGCAGCAAGCAGCCCGAAGGACGCCGGCTCTGGCTCCAGCAGTGCCTCGCGCTCCACCACCCCCGCCACGCCAGCTCTGCTGGACTCCTCATCGCGCTGA
- the cbfa2t3 gene encoding protein CBFA2T3 isoform X1: protein MTTELHRDRHRRSGRLSSSSSSSSSSSGVLMAQRVATVMLTSQRRHTQRMPLTNHTQRRRHTGSIEPKVGTMPDSPADVKTQPRSTPPTMPPPPPAVSQAANRNASFTPTTMLNGSSHSPTALNGAPSTPNGFSNGPASSSTGSLPTQQLPPACGARQLCKLKRFLTTLQQFGNDISPEIGERVRSLVLGLVNSTLTIEEFHSKLQEATNFPLRPFVIPFLKANLPLLQRELLHCARMAKQTPAQYLAQHEQLLLDANASSPLDSSEILLELNEHGKRRTPDRTKDAAAERDGLHAEHLAKRPCTVSPSQRFSPSSGLAAHAPPNGLPTHPPNGLHPTPPGPQQYRLEDMALAHHYRDAYRHVEHREARERHRQTAVHGARQEEVIDHRLTDREWAEEWKHLDNLLNCIMDMVEKTRRSLTVLRRCQEADREEMNHWIRRYSDVEDMKKGGGSAQRPLHHQHKPSSPPNSTNGSEPQHIDIHRDFLHRPPSGYLPEEIWRKAGAPSIPLSPALKQLHSKQEEAVNEVKRQAMSELQKAVGEAERKAHEMISAERSKMERALAEAKRQASEDALSVINQQEDSSESCWNCGRKASETCSGCNTARYCGSFCQHKDWEKHHHVCGQGLQGLPGSSSGVPLGAGTPSSSSTSNSSSSSSSSIPPTHSESNPPGPLSLAGAASSPKDAGSGSSSASRSTTPATPALLDSSSR, encoded by the exons GTAGTATTGAACCGAAGGTTGGAACAATGCCAGATTCACCAGCTGATGTCAAAACCCAGCCCAGGTCGACTCCGCCCACAATGCCACCTCCACCACCTGCTGTGAGCCAGGCAGCCAATCGTAACGCTTCATTCACACCTACAACCA tgttGAACGGCAGCAGTCACTCTCCCACAGCGCTGAATGGAGCTCCCTCCACTCCCAATGGTTTCAGTAACGGCCCGGCCAGCTCCTCCACCGGCTCTCTGCCCACCCAGCAGCTGCCCCCGGCCTGTGGAGCGCGGCAGCTCTGCAAACTCAAGCGCTTCCTGACCACGTTGCAGCAGTTCGGCAACGACATCTCGCCCGAAATTGGAGAGCGAGTCCGCAGCCTCGTACTCGGCCTGGTG AACTCCACTCTCACTATAGAAGAATTCCACTCCAAACTGCAGGAGGCCACCAACTTTCCCCTGCGCCCCTTCGTCATTCCGTTCCTCAAG gcaAACCTGCCTCTGCTGCAGAGGGAGTTGTTACACTGTGCTCGGATGGCTAAGCAGACTCCAGCGCAGTATTTAGCTCAGCACGAGCAGCTGCTCCTGGACGCTAATGCTAGCTCCCCCCTCGACTCCTCCGAAATACTGCTGGAGCTCAACGAACACGGCAAGAGACGCACTCCTGACAG GACCAAAGATGCTGCAGCTGAAAGGGATGGGCTACACGCAGAGCATCTGGCGAAGAGGCCGTGTACAGTCAGCCCCAGCCAACGCTTCAGCCCCAGCAGTGGCCTGGCTGCCCACGCGCCCCCTAATGGCCTGCCTACGCACCCCCCCAACGGCCTGCATCCGACCCCCCCAGGCCCACAGCAGTACCGACTGGAGGACATGGCCCTGGCTCATCATTACAGAGACGCATACAGACATGTGGAGCACAGGGAGGCCAGAGAGCGCCACCGCCAGACAG ctgTGCATGGGGCACGTCAGGAGGAGGTGATCGATCACCGGCTGACTGACCGCGAGTGGGCCGAGGAGTGGAAGCACCTGGATAAC TTGTTGAATTGTATCATGGACATGGTGGAGAAGACGCGGCGCTCGCTGACTGTCCTGCGGCGTTGTCAGGAGGCAGACCGCGAGGAGATGAACCACTGGATCCGGCGCTACAGCGATGTGGAGGATATGAAAAAAGGTGGGGGCTCCGCCCAGCGGCCGCTCCATCATCAACACAAGCCTTCATCCCCCCCCAACAGCACTAACGGCAGCGAGCCTCAGCACATAG ATATACATCGGGACTTTCTGCATCGGCCCCCATCTGGATACCTTCCTGAAGAGATCTGGAGGAAAGCAG GTGCCCCCAGCATCCCGCTCTCCCCAGCACTAAAGCAGCTCCACAGCAAGCAGG AGGAGGCAGTGAACGAGGTAAAGAGGCAGGCCATGTCGGAGCTGCAGAAGGCCGTGGGCGAGGCAGAGAGGAAAGCTCATGAGATGATTTCGGCTGAACGCTCAAAGATGGAGAGAGCACTGGCCGAAGCAAAGAGACAGGCTTCAGAGGATGCACTGTCCGTCATTAACCAGCAGGAGGATTCAAGTGAg AGTTGCTGGAACTGTGGCCGCAAGGCAAGTGAGACTTGCAGCGGCTGCAACACGGCGCGCTACTGCGGCTCCTTCTGCCAGCACAAGGATTGGGAGAAGCACCACCACGTGTGCGGCCAGGGCCTGCAGGGTCTGCCCGGAAGCAGCAGCGGAGTCCCTCTGGGGGCGGGGACACCATCCTCTTCATCCACATCCaattcctcctcctcttcctcctccagcatCCCACCCACGCACTCTGAAAGCAACCCGCCCGGACCCCTGAGCCTGGCTGGAGCAGCAAGCAGCCCGAAGGACGCCGGCTCTGGCTCCAGCAGTGCCTCGCGCTCCACCACCCCCGCCACGCCAGCTCTGCTGGACTCCTCATCGCGCTGA
- the cbfa2t3 gene encoding protein CBFA2T3 isoform X5, whose translation MPDSPADVKTQPRSTPPTMPPPPPAVSQAANRNASFTPTTMLNGSSHSPTALNGAPSTPNGFSNGPASSSTGSLPTQQLPPACGARQLCKLKRFLTTLQQFGNDISPEIGERVRSLVLGLVNSTLTIEEFHSKLQEATNFPLRPFVIPFLKANLPLLQRELLHCARMAKQTPAQYLAQHEQLLLDANASSPLDSSEILLELNEHGKRRTPDRTKDAAAERDGLHAEHLAKRPCTVSPSQRFSPSSGLAAHAPPNGLPTHPPNGLHPTPPGPQQYRLEDMALAHHYRDAYRHVEHREARERHRQTAVHGARQEEVIDHRLTDREWAEEWKHLDNLLNCIMDMVEKTRRSLTVLRRCQEADREEMNHWIRRYSDVEDMKKGGGSAQRPLHHQHKPSSPPNSTNGSEPQHIDIHRDFLHRPPSGYLPEEIWRKAGAPSIPLSPALKQLHSKQEEAVNEVKRQAMSELQKAVGEAERKAHEMISAERSKMERALAEAKRQASEDALSVINQQEDSSESCWNCGRKASETCSGCNTARYCGSFCQHKDWEKHHHVCGQGLQGLPGSSSGVPLGAGTPSSSSTSNSSSSSSSSIPPTHSESNPPGPLSLAGAASSPKDAGSGSSSASRSTTPATPALLDSSSR comes from the exons ATGCCAGATTCACCAGCTGATGTCAAAACCCAGCCCAGGTCGACTCCGCCCACAATGCCACCTCCACCACCTGCTGTGAGCCAGGCAGCCAATCGTAACGCTTCATTCACACCTACAACCA tgttGAACGGCAGCAGTCACTCTCCCACAGCGCTGAATGGAGCTCCCTCCACTCCCAATGGTTTCAGTAACGGCCCGGCCAGCTCCTCCACCGGCTCTCTGCCCACCCAGCAGCTGCCCCCGGCCTGTGGAGCGCGGCAGCTCTGCAAACTCAAGCGCTTCCTGACCACGTTGCAGCAGTTCGGCAACGACATCTCGCCCGAAATTGGAGAGCGAGTCCGCAGCCTCGTACTCGGCCTGGTG AACTCCACTCTCACTATAGAAGAATTCCACTCCAAACTGCAGGAGGCCACCAACTTTCCCCTGCGCCCCTTCGTCATTCCGTTCCTCAAG gcaAACCTGCCTCTGCTGCAGAGGGAGTTGTTACACTGTGCTCGGATGGCTAAGCAGACTCCAGCGCAGTATTTAGCTCAGCACGAGCAGCTGCTCCTGGACGCTAATGCTAGCTCCCCCCTCGACTCCTCCGAAATACTGCTGGAGCTCAACGAACACGGCAAGAGACGCACTCCTGACAG GACCAAAGATGCTGCAGCTGAAAGGGATGGGCTACACGCAGAGCATCTGGCGAAGAGGCCGTGTACAGTCAGCCCCAGCCAACGCTTCAGCCCCAGCAGTGGCCTGGCTGCCCACGCGCCCCCTAATGGCCTGCCTACGCACCCCCCCAACGGCCTGCATCCGACCCCCCCAGGCCCACAGCAGTACCGACTGGAGGACATGGCCCTGGCTCATCATTACAGAGACGCATACAGACATGTGGAGCACAGGGAGGCCAGAGAGCGCCACCGCCAGACAG ctgTGCATGGGGCACGTCAGGAGGAGGTGATCGATCACCGGCTGACTGACCGCGAGTGGGCCGAGGAGTGGAAGCACCTGGATAAC TTGTTGAATTGTATCATGGACATGGTGGAGAAGACGCGGCGCTCGCTGACTGTCCTGCGGCGTTGTCAGGAGGCAGACCGCGAGGAGATGAACCACTGGATCCGGCGCTACAGCGATGTGGAGGATATGAAAAAAGGTGGGGGCTCCGCCCAGCGGCCGCTCCATCATCAACACAAGCCTTCATCCCCCCCCAACAGCACTAACGGCAGCGAGCCTCAGCACATAG ATATACATCGGGACTTTCTGCATCGGCCCCCATCTGGATACCTTCCTGAAGAGATCTGGAGGAAAGCAG GTGCCCCCAGCATCCCGCTCTCCCCAGCACTAAAGCAGCTCCACAGCAAGCAGG AGGAGGCAGTGAACGAGGTAAAGAGGCAGGCCATGTCGGAGCTGCAGAAGGCCGTGGGCGAGGCAGAGAGGAAAGCTCATGAGATGATTTCGGCTGAACGCTCAAAGATGGAGAGAGCACTGGCCGAAGCAAAGAGACAGGCTTCAGAGGATGCACTGTCCGTCATTAACCAGCAGGAGGATTCAAGTGAg AGTTGCTGGAACTGTGGCCGCAAGGCAAGTGAGACTTGCAGCGGCTGCAACACGGCGCGCTACTGCGGCTCCTTCTGCCAGCACAAGGATTGGGAGAAGCACCACCACGTGTGCGGCCAGGGCCTGCAGGGTCTGCCCGGAAGCAGCAGCGGAGTCCCTCTGGGGGCGGGGACACCATCCTCTTCATCCACATCCaattcctcctcctcttcctcctccagcatCCCACCCACGCACTCTGAAAGCAACCCGCCCGGACCCCTGAGCCTGGCTGGAGCAGCAAGCAGCCCGAAGGACGCCGGCTCTGGCTCCAGCAGTGCCTCGCGCTCCACCACCCCCGCCACGCCAGCTCTGCTGGACTCCTCATCGCGCTGA
- the pabpn1l gene encoding embryonic polyadenylate-binding protein 2, which translates to MAEQIYNIKGALNSGNQFTDDPELEAIKARVIEMEEAENQREVQYGGGRQQLLYSPQAGLFYSMTHEERIDADNRSVYVGNVDYGTTADELEIHFNGCGHVNRVTILCDKFTGHPKGFAYIEFSDRESVRTAMALDETLFRGRVIKVLPKRTNMPGISTTDRGFLRGGRFRGRGFRGSRFNNGRFRGFVRF; encoded by the exons ATGGCGGAGCAGATTTACAACATTAAAGGAGCTCTGAACTCTGGAAACCAGTTCACAGATGATCCA GAGCTGGAGGCCATTAAGGCCCGTGTGATCGAGATGGAAGAGGCGGAGAATCAGAGAGAGGTGCAGTATGGAGGAGGGAGACAGCAGCTCCTCTACAGCCCTCAGGCAG GACTCTTCTACAGTATGACCCATGAGGAGAGAATAGATGCTGACAACAGATCTGTGTATGTGGGGAAT GTGGATTATGGGACGACTGCTGACGAGCTGGAGATCCACTTTAATGGCTGTGGCCATGTTAACAGGGTCACCATTCTGTGTGATAAGTTCACAGGCCATCCAAAAGG gTTCGCCTACATTGAGTTCTCCGATAGAGAATCAGTGAGGACGGCCATGGCTCTAGACGAAACCCTGTTCAGAGGACGTGTCATTAAG GTACTACCTAAAAGGACCAACATGCCTGGCATCAGCACTACAGACAGGGGGTTCCTGCGGGGCGGCCGATTCAGAGGCAGAGGATTCCGCGGCTCCAGATTCAACAACGGCAGATTCCGCGGCTTCGTCAG gTTCTAA
- the cbfa2t3 gene encoding protein CBFA2T3 isoform X3 translates to MTTELHRDRHRRSGRLSSSSSSSSSSSGVLMAQRVATVMLTSQRRHTQRMPLTNHTQRRRHTGSIEPKVGTMPDSPADVKTQPRSTPPTMPPPPPAVSQAANRNASFTPTTMLNGSSHSPTALNGAPSTPNGFSNGPASSSTGSLPTQQLPPACGARQLCKLKRFLTTLQQFGNDISPEIGERVRSLVLGLVNSTLTIEEFHSKLQEATNFPLRPFVIPFLKANLPLLQRELLHCARMAKQTPAQYLAQHEQLLLDANASSPLDSSEILLELNEHGKRRTPDRTKDAAAERDGLHAEHLAKRPCTVSPSQRFSPSSGLAAHAPPNGLPTHPPNGLHPTPPGPQQYRLEDMALAHHYRDAYRHVEHREARERHRQTAVHGARQEEVIDHRLTDREWAEEWKHLDNLLNCIMDMVEKTRRSLTVLRRCQEADREEMNHWIRRYSDVEDMKKDIHRDFLHRPPSGYLPEEIWRKAGAPSIPLSPALKQLHSKQEEAVNEVKRQAMSELQKAVGEAERKAHEMISAERSKMERALAEAKRQASEDALSVINQQEDSSESCWNCGRKASETCSGCNTARYCGSFCQHKDWEKHHHVCGQGLQGLPGSSSGVPLGAGTPSSSSTSNSSSSSSSSIPPTHSESNPPGPLSLAGAASSPKDAGSGSSSASRSTTPATPALLDSSSR, encoded by the exons GTAGTATTGAACCGAAGGTTGGAACAATGCCAGATTCACCAGCTGATGTCAAAACCCAGCCCAGGTCGACTCCGCCCACAATGCCACCTCCACCACCTGCTGTGAGCCAGGCAGCCAATCGTAACGCTTCATTCACACCTACAACCA tgttGAACGGCAGCAGTCACTCTCCCACAGCGCTGAATGGAGCTCCCTCCACTCCCAATGGTTTCAGTAACGGCCCGGCCAGCTCCTCCACCGGCTCTCTGCCCACCCAGCAGCTGCCCCCGGCCTGTGGAGCGCGGCAGCTCTGCAAACTCAAGCGCTTCCTGACCACGTTGCAGCAGTTCGGCAACGACATCTCGCCCGAAATTGGAGAGCGAGTCCGCAGCCTCGTACTCGGCCTGGTG AACTCCACTCTCACTATAGAAGAATTCCACTCCAAACTGCAGGAGGCCACCAACTTTCCCCTGCGCCCCTTCGTCATTCCGTTCCTCAAG gcaAACCTGCCTCTGCTGCAGAGGGAGTTGTTACACTGTGCTCGGATGGCTAAGCAGACTCCAGCGCAGTATTTAGCTCAGCACGAGCAGCTGCTCCTGGACGCTAATGCTAGCTCCCCCCTCGACTCCTCCGAAATACTGCTGGAGCTCAACGAACACGGCAAGAGACGCACTCCTGACAG GACCAAAGATGCTGCAGCTGAAAGGGATGGGCTACACGCAGAGCATCTGGCGAAGAGGCCGTGTACAGTCAGCCCCAGCCAACGCTTCAGCCCCAGCAGTGGCCTGGCTGCCCACGCGCCCCCTAATGGCCTGCCTACGCACCCCCCCAACGGCCTGCATCCGACCCCCCCAGGCCCACAGCAGTACCGACTGGAGGACATGGCCCTGGCTCATCATTACAGAGACGCATACAGACATGTGGAGCACAGGGAGGCCAGAGAGCGCCACCGCCAGACAG ctgTGCATGGGGCACGTCAGGAGGAGGTGATCGATCACCGGCTGACTGACCGCGAGTGGGCCGAGGAGTGGAAGCACCTGGATAAC TTGTTGAATTGTATCATGGACATGGTGGAGAAGACGCGGCGCTCGCTGACTGTCCTGCGGCGTTGTCAGGAGGCAGACCGCGAGGAGATGAACCACTGGATCCGGCGCTACAGCGATGTGGAGGATATGAAAAAAG ATATACATCGGGACTTTCTGCATCGGCCCCCATCTGGATACCTTCCTGAAGAGATCTGGAGGAAAGCAG GTGCCCCCAGCATCCCGCTCTCCCCAGCACTAAAGCAGCTCCACAGCAAGCAGG AGGAGGCAGTGAACGAGGTAAAGAGGCAGGCCATGTCGGAGCTGCAGAAGGCCGTGGGCGAGGCAGAGAGGAAAGCTCATGAGATGATTTCGGCTGAACGCTCAAAGATGGAGAGAGCACTGGCCGAAGCAAAGAGACAGGCTTCAGAGGATGCACTGTCCGTCATTAACCAGCAGGAGGATTCAAGTGAg AGTTGCTGGAACTGTGGCCGCAAGGCAAGTGAGACTTGCAGCGGCTGCAACACGGCGCGCTACTGCGGCTCCTTCTGCCAGCACAAGGATTGGGAGAAGCACCACCACGTGTGCGGCCAGGGCCTGCAGGGTCTGCCCGGAAGCAGCAGCGGAGTCCCTCTGGGGGCGGGGACACCATCCTCTTCATCCACATCCaattcctcctcctcttcctcctccagcatCCCACCCACGCACTCTGAAAGCAACCCGCCCGGACCCCTGAGCCTGGCTGGAGCAGCAAGCAGCCCGAAGGACGCCGGCTCTGGCTCCAGCAGTGCCTCGCGCTCCACCACCCCCGCCACGCCAGCTCTGCTGGACTCCTCATCGCGCTGA